The following proteins are encoded in a genomic region of Pelodictyon phaeoclathratiforme BU-1:
- a CDS encoding TonB-dependent receptor plug domain-containing protein: MNKKVFLVVVAGLLCSRGLLAEEQPKSFTGEEMVVTSSRVEEPKKNVTSNITIIGREEIERSSAQDLGALLAEKNLGQIQKYPGTLTSVGIRGFRSESHGNDLMGKVLVLVDGRRAGTGNLAKIMTDNVERIEIIRGPAAVQYGSAAIGGVVNVITIRGEAAPSLFIEQNVGSNDYSKTAVGAQGRVGNLDFSGSFSISDSGDYLTGSNERYLNTGYSDQTLASFNIGYEFLPGQRVGINYHSFDVEKAGSPSYLSQNDLSSYTVNNNHSLDFIYEGSLSDKRFSWMARYFTGMDEYQYVDPVYSYKSSSDVDQRGAQAQLTFSKESLRLTAGVDWLQYDLQSTLVPLWSKYENPAAFLLGKYGLFDDRLIVTAGIRYDDYRVDMAEGEGSSRSSDNFSQQAGLAWHLTDVLKLRGSYAEGFRMPSARELAGQINSFGKIYIGNPDLNPETSDTWEAGFDVVSKGLNSSFTWFTTDYTGMIETVATAPNSFTYRNIGSARVSGIESELSWKLNALSPSWVFEPYVNYTHLLEYKDNATGKHLLYTPQWNASTGLRLRDMNGFSAAFSVACTGKSMIQDYESSWSGLVVTKGSFAVANVSASKRFSLGTEGKKGLGITLKAEVDNLFDRQYQYVKGYTMPGRTVVFGLKADI, from the coding sequence ATGAACAAAAAAGTATTTCTCGTCGTTGTGGCCGGCTTGCTTTGCAGCAGGGGGCTTCTGGCTGAAGAGCAGCCAAAAAGCTTTACCGGAGAGGAGATGGTGGTTACTTCAAGCCGAGTTGAGGAGCCAAAGAAAAATGTGACCTCCAACATTACCATTATCGGCAGGGAGGAAATTGAGCGCTCCTCAGCACAGGATCTCGGTGCACTGCTTGCCGAAAAGAATCTTGGACAAATCCAGAAATATCCCGGAACCTTGACTTCGGTTGGTATCAGAGGGTTCAGGAGTGAATCGCATGGTAACGATCTGATGGGCAAGGTGCTTGTGCTTGTTGACGGGCGTCGTGCCGGCACGGGCAATCTTGCCAAAATCATGACTGACAATGTTGAGCGCATCGAAATTATTCGTGGCCCGGCGGCCGTACAGTATGGTTCAGCAGCGATAGGAGGTGTTGTTAATGTCATTACAATCAGGGGTGAAGCGGCTCCCTCTCTCTTCATCGAACAGAACGTTGGAAGCAATGACTACTCAAAAACAGCCGTGGGCGCTCAGGGACGAGTCGGTAACCTTGATTTTTCAGGCAGCTTCTCAATTTCTGATTCAGGCGATTATTTAACCGGTTCCAATGAAAGGTATCTGAATACCGGTTACAGCGACCAGACCCTTGCGAGCTTCAATATTGGGTATGAGTTTTTGCCGGGACAGAGGGTTGGTATAAACTACCACTCTTTCGATGTTGAAAAAGCGGGCTCTCCCTCCTATCTGAGTCAGAATGATCTTTCCAGTTACACGGTCAATAATAATCACTCGCTCGATTTTATCTATGAGGGTTCATTGTCTGACAAGCGCTTTTCATGGATGGCCCGTTATTTTACCGGTATGGATGAATACCAGTATGTCGATCCCGTCTACTCCTATAAAAGCAGCAGCGATGTTGACCAGAGAGGCGCACAGGCCCAGTTGACCTTTTCAAAAGAGTCGCTGAGGCTGACCGCTGGTGTTGACTGGCTGCAGTATGACCTTCAATCGACGCTTGTTCCTCTCTGGAGCAAATATGAGAATCCCGCCGCTTTTCTTCTTGGTAAATATGGCTTGTTCGATGACCGGTTGATTGTGACGGCGGGTATTCGTTATGATGATTACAGGGTTGATATGGCCGAAGGCGAGGGAAGCTCAAGATCGAGTGATAATTTTTCGCAGCAGGCTGGCCTTGCCTGGCATCTCACTGATGTGCTGAAACTCAGAGGCTCTTATGCTGAGGGATTCAGAATGCCCTCCGCAAGGGAGTTGGCTGGCCAGATCAACTCTTTCGGAAAAATCTATATCGGCAATCCCGATCTGAATCCTGAGACCAGTGATACCTGGGAAGCGGGATTTGATGTCGTCAGCAAGGGGCTGAACTCCTCCTTCACCTGGTTCACCACCGACTATACCGGGATGATCGAAACGGTTGCAACCGCACCAAATTCATTCACCTATCGCAATATAGGCAGTGCAAGGGTTTCAGGAATAGAATCGGAGCTTTCATGGAAACTGAACGCCCTCTCTCCTTCATGGGTATTTGAGCCCTATGTCAATTACACGCATTTGCTCGAATACAAGGATAACGCTACAGGAAAACATCTGCTTTATACCCCGCAGTGGAATGCGAGTACCGGTCTGCGTCTTCGTGATATGAACGGCTTCAGCGCGGCATTTAGTGTGGCCTGTACCGGAAAGAGTATGATTCAGGATTATGAGAGTAGTTGGTCAGGACTCGTTGTCACGAAAGGCAGTTTTGCTGTCGCTAATGTGTCAGCTTCGAAGAGATTTTCGCTTGGTACGGAGGGAAAGAAGGGATTGGGTATTACCCTGAAAGCAGAGGTCGATAATCTGTTTGATCGCCAGTACCAGTATGTAAAGGGGTACACGATGCCAGGTCGTACCGTTGTGTTTGGATTGAAGGCTGATATTTGA
- the trmB gene encoding tRNA (guanine(46)-N(7))-methyltransferase TrmB produces the protein MDTRAAFYENPVIIADRQAWEEINLKDAGTIEVEIGFGSGEYLLRRASEYPDRLFIGIEKKSGLITELAKKVAIHNIDNIRLLESCASNAFTHLFPACSLSRAYSLFPDPWPKRRHIKYRLFSPQYLRLLNNRLISGCEALIVTDSKDYYNWVLKQLPGTGFEVENSTIPAQFDTRFERKWLEQDFRTFFRILLRKTEHIEA, from the coding sequence ATGGATACCAGAGCGGCATTCTACGAGAACCCTGTCATTATCGCAGATCGGCAAGCATGGGAAGAGATAAATCTTAAGGATGCCGGAACAATCGAGGTTGAAATAGGCTTCGGCAGCGGTGAGTATCTTCTCAGGAGGGCATCGGAATACCCTGACAGACTGTTTATCGGCATCGAAAAGAAATCCGGCCTGATAACGGAGCTTGCAAAAAAGGTTGCAATCCATAACATCGATAACATCCGACTGCTCGAGTCGTGCGCAAGCAACGCCTTTACCCACCTCTTCCCCGCATGTTCTCTTTCACGGGCTTATTCGCTCTTTCCCGATCCCTGGCCAAAAAGAAGGCATATCAAGTACAGACTCTTTTCGCCGCAATACCTGCGCCTGCTCAACAACCGGCTTATTTCAGGCTGCGAAGCGCTCATCGTGACCGACAGCAAAGATTATTATAACTGGGTGCTGAAGCAGCTCCCCGGCACCGGCTTCGAGGTTGAAAACAGCACCATACCAGCACAATTCGACACCAGATTTGAGCGAAAATGGCTGGAACAGGACTTCCGTACCTTCTTCAGGATTCTGCTCAGGAAAACAGAGCACATCGAAGCCTGA
- a CDS encoding TPM domain-containing protein, with translation MKQIVSDQERSHLDGRVAETEKRTGTQIVLSVIQRSDAYAELPWKAFALGASAAGLILLLLDWWLYDWYPDLPALIMVAGILLSGALLALLTVMFPRFAKCFLSSYRAEAEVQQYAKSLFLDRELFATRKRTGILLLVSLFERRIVILSDKGVDVHLQEEDRRIMIAAMTPFLKSKQISQAFDAGLDSLSSILATTSKEATDNELPDEIIEEEGL, from the coding sequence ATGAAACAAATTGTATCAGATCAGGAGCGCAGTCACCTTGATGGACGTGTCGCCGAGACGGAAAAGCGCACCGGAACCCAGATCGTTTTGAGCGTTATCCAGCGTAGTGATGCTTACGCGGAACTGCCATGGAAAGCGTTTGCCCTCGGCGCATCCGCTGCCGGATTAATCCTTCTTCTGCTGGATTGGTGGTTGTACGACTGGTATCCTGATCTGCCTGCGTTGATCATGGTGGCTGGTATACTCTTATCCGGCGCCCTGCTGGCACTCTTGACCGTCATGTTTCCACGATTTGCGAAATGCTTCCTGTCCAGCTATCGCGCTGAGGCGGAAGTGCAGCAGTATGCAAAATCACTCTTTCTGGATCGCGAGCTGTTTGCTACCCGTAAAAGGACAGGGATTCTGCTACTGGTGAGTTTATTTGAGCGTCGGATTGTCATTCTTTCGGACAAGGGAGTGGACGTGCATCTACAGGAAGAGGATAGAAGAATCATGATTGCGGCAATGACTCCGTTCTTGAAGAGTAAACAAATCAGTCAGGCATTTGATGCCGGTTTGGACTCTCTCTCCAGCATACTGGCAACCACATCCAAGGAAGCAACGGACAACGAATTGCCCGACGAAATTATCGAGGAGGAGGGACTATGA
- a CDS encoding DUF4351 domain-containing protein produces MENSNDHYDSPWKEAIEHYFSEFMAFYFPDAHAEIDWSQEHIFLDQELRAVVQDAELGRRFVDRLVRVTERCGNESWIYIHVEVQGKKQVEFAERMFVYNYRIFDRYKRPVASLAVLADEHKLWKPTSYGFSVLGCRHTLEFPVAKLTDYEDKLDELLASDNAFGWITAAHILTKKTRTEDQERYNAKLRLLRILYDRHWDKQRVINLFNVIDWLMQLPEWLNSKVWQELETIEEREKVQYITSVERIGIAKGIAKGRVEGRVEGRVEGESRLLKRQLERRFGPLPEWVSVRLGSAKEDELETWSEAVLTAPTLEAVFGKTDPS; encoded by the coding sequence ATGGAAAACTCGAACGATCACTATGACAGCCCATGGAAAGAGGCCATTGAGCATTACTTTTCGGAGTTTATGGCCTTTTATTTCCCGGATGCCCATGCTGAAATAGATTGGTCACAGGAGCATATTTTTCTGGATCAAGAGTTGCGGGCAGTGGTGCAGGATGCTGAGCTGGGGAGACGCTTTGTTGACCGACTTGTCAGGGTGACCGAACGTTGTGGCAATGAAAGCTGGATATACATCCACGTTGAAGTGCAGGGCAAAAAGCAGGTCGAATTTGCCGAACGGATGTTTGTGTACAATTACCGGATTTTCGACCGATACAAAAGACCTGTAGCAAGTTTGGCGGTGCTGGCCGATGAACACAAGCTTTGGAAACCAACCTCTTATGGTTTTTCTGTGCTGGGATGTCGCCATACGCTGGAGTTCCCGGTTGCCAAACTGACAGATTATGAAGACAAACTCGACGAGCTGCTGGCATCGGATAACGCTTTTGGATGGATTACGGCGGCACACATCCTGACCAAAAAGACCAGAACAGAGGATCAGGAACGGTACAACGCAAAACTCCGTTTACTGCGGATATTGTATGACCGGCATTGGGATAAACAACGGGTAATCAACTTATTCAATGTCATCGACTGGTTAATGCAACTGCCGGAATGGTTGAATAGCAAGGTCTGGCAAGAACTTGAAACAATTGAGGAGAGAGAAAAAGTGCAATACATTACAAGCGTAGAACGTATTGGCATTGCCAAGGGAATAGCCAAAGGCCGTGTTGAGGGCCGTGTTGAAGGCCGCGTCGAGGGCGAATCAAGGTTATTGAAAAGGCAGCTTGAGCGTCGCTTTGGCCCTTTGCCTGAGTGGGTATCAGTCCGATTAGGGAGCGCAAAAGAGGATGAGCTGGAAACATGGAGTGAAGCCGTTCTCACAGCCCCGACTCTGGAAGCTGTTTTCGGAAAAACTGACCCATCGTAA
- a CDS encoding TPM domain-containing protein produces MKRRLIILLLPIMLMISTILLAADVPYLTGRITDNAQLLSQEVNRSLSDSLQAHEKRTGNQIAVLTISTLGGESIEDYSVRVFESWKLGQKDKDNGVLMVVVPGDRRMRIEVGYGLEGTLTDAMAGRIIQTVMTPKFKKSDFEGGIVDGTNAVMKLLEGGELPQSEVKSGSMNKSKFFEIEGPELSIQERILLGAFIFGIIGLFTAIGILTPGVGWFLYFFLIPFWAVFPIVVLGSDVAFYCLIVYLIGFPITKLFIRKTDWYKKAQKDFQTKGQTSIGGLSISSGSSGSSWSSGGSGFSGGGGSSGGGGASGSW; encoded by the coding sequence ATGAAGAGACGATTGATCATCCTGTTACTCCCGATCATGCTTATGATCAGCACGATACTTCTTGCGGCAGACGTCCCTTATCTGACGGGCAGGATCACGGACAATGCACAGCTTCTCTCCCAGGAGGTTAACCGCTCATTGTCGGATAGCCTGCAGGCGCATGAAAAACGCACCGGAAACCAGATTGCTGTTCTGACGATTTCCACGCTCGGTGGCGAGAGCATTGAAGATTACTCAGTCAGGGTTTTCGAATCCTGGAAACTCGGCCAGAAAGACAAGGATAATGGTGTTTTGATGGTGGTGGTTCCTGGCGACCGGCGGATGCGCATCGAAGTGGGGTACGGTCTTGAGGGAACGCTTACCGATGCAATGGCGGGACGCATTATTCAAACGGTTATGACCCCTAAATTCAAAAAAAGTGACTTTGAAGGTGGTATCGTTGACGGTACCAATGCTGTGATGAAACTTCTTGAGGGAGGGGAATTACCCCAGTCAGAGGTCAAGAGCGGTTCGATGAACAAGTCGAAATTCTTTGAAATTGAAGGGCCGGAGCTTTCGATTCAGGAACGTATTCTTTTAGGAGCGTTTATTTTCGGAATCATCGGATTATTTACCGCAATCGGGATACTGACGCCGGGTGTCGGATGGTTTTTATACTTCTTTCTGATACCATTCTGGGCAGTTTTTCCGATCGTTGTCCTTGGGTCAGACGTTGCGTTTTATTGTCTTATCGTCTATCTGATCGGCTTCCCGATTACAAAGCTTTTTATACGAAAAACCGACTGGTATAAAAAAGCTCAAAAAGATTTCCAGACCAAGGGGCAGACTTCAATCGGCGGACTTTCGATTAGTTCAGGCAGTTCTGGTTCATCATGGTCGTCCGGTGGATCCGGTTTTTCAGGCGGTGGCGGATCATCGGGCGGCGGCGGTGCGTCCGGCAGTTGGTAG